A region from the Lolium perenne isolate Kyuss_39 chromosome 4, Kyuss_2.0, whole genome shotgun sequence genome encodes:
- the LOC127296549 gene encoding serpin-ZXA-like has protein sequence MPSPPLPKLVCLPLLLALALAATLLYAAGLHATLARVRPAPNPATMRDGQTTLALRLAKQLAPASGNTTTATTKGNVAFSPVSIHAALSLVAAGARGATLDQLLAFLGAPSAAALADSGRRVVHRVLADRAASGGPRVLFGGGIWSDASCGALRTAFRDVAVQSYKSEARTMSFANEPEEVANAINGWVKKATNNIIDSMISPKDITGGTVLVLANAVYFKAKWEIPFESSLTSSGSFHRLDGSRVDAQFMSGTMYAAQYASCSDGFKILQLPYEHGRDFGIRRGRGDAAGADDTRYSMYLFLPDERQGIASMLDAVTAGPDYLYAVLNKTAANTVRVTLPKFAISFNRNLVDDLRLMGLSLPFSSESADLRGIFDKEWQAFIGKVLHKAVVKVSEEGTEAAAVTMIMMDGVVREQPVDFVADHPFSFFIMEERSGVIVFAGHVLDPTTN, from the exons atgcCATCCCCTCCTTTGCCCAAGCTCGTgtgcctccccctcctcctcgcgCTCGCCCTCGCCGCGACGCTGCTGTACGCCGCCGGGCTCCACGCGACACTCGCGCGCGTGCGCCCCGCGCCGAACCCTGCCACCATGCGCGACGGCCAGACGACCCTCGCGCTCCGCCTCGCCAAGCAGCTCGCGCCTGCAAGCGGcaacaccaccaccgccaccaccaaggGCAACGTCGCCTTCTCCCCGGTGTCCATCCACGCGGCGCTGTCGCTCGTGGCCGCGGGGGCGCGCGGCGCCACGCTCGACCAGCTGCTCGCCTTCCTCGGGGCGCCGTCCGCGGCGGCCCTCGCCGACTCCGGACGCCGCGTCGTCCACCGCGTCCTGGCCGATCGAGCGGCCTCCGGGGGGCCACGCGTCCTCTTCGGCGGCGGCATCTGGTCCGACGCCTCGTGCGGCGCGCTCAGGACGGCGTTCCGGGACGTGGCGGTTCAGTCCTACAAGTCCGAGGCCCGCACCATGAGCTTCGCCAAcgag CCCGAAGAAGTAGCCAACGCAATCAACGGCTGGGTGAAGAAGGCCACGAACAACATCATCGACTCCATGATCTCCCCCAAGGACATCACCGGCGGCACCGTCCTCGTGCTCGCCAATGCAGTTTACTTCAAGGCCAAATGGGAGATTCCGTTCGAATCGAGCCTTACATCGTCTGGCTCGTTCCACCGGCTCGACGGCAGCCGTGTCGACGCGCAGTTCATGTCCGGGACCATGTACGCCGCGCAGTACGCGTCGTGCTCGGACGGCTTCAAGATCCTCCAGCTCCCCTACGAGCACGGCCGAGATTTCGGCATACGGCGTGGCCGTGGGGACGCAGCTGGCGCGGACGACACGCGCTACTCCATGTACCTCTTCCTCCCGGACGAGCGCCAGGGGATCGCCAGCATGCTGGACGCGGTCACCGCGGGGCCAGACTACCTGTACGCTGTCCTGAACAAGACGGCGGCTAACACCGTCAGGGTTACGCTGCCAAAGTTCGCGATAAGCTTCAACCGGAACCTCGTCGACGACCTCCGTCTGATGGGGCTCTCACTGCCGTTCTCGTCGGAGTCAGCCGACTTGCGAGGCATCTTCGACAAGGAATGGCAGGCATTCATTGGCAAGGTTCTGCACAAAGCGGTCGTCAAGGTGAGCGAAGAAGGGACGGAGGCGGCCGCGGTCACGATGATTATGATGGATGGAGTTGTAAGGGAGCAACCGGTCGACTTCGTCGCTGACCATCCCTTCAGTTTCTTCATCATGGAGGAGCGGTCAGGGGTGATCGTCTTTGCTGGCCATGTCCTTGATCCCACCACGAACTGA
- the LOC127296548 gene encoding dehydrin Rab15, with the protein MEFQGQRDNPANRVDEHGNPFPLAGHDAMGGAHAAPGPGGQFQANREEHKTRGILHRSGSSSSSSSSSEDDGMGGRRKKGMKEKIKEKLPGGHKDNQQHMAAGTGTGAYGQHTAAGTDAYGQQGHAGMTGAGTGTGEKKGLMDKIKEKLPGQH; encoded by the exons ATGGAGTTCCAAGGGCAGCGCGACAACCCCGCCAACCGCGTCGACGAGCACGGCAACCCGTTCCCGCTGGCCGGGCATGACGCCATGGGTGGAGCACACGCTGCTCCCGGCCCCGGTGGGCAGTTCCAGGCCAACCGGGAGGAGCACAAGACCCGCGGCATCCTGCATCGCTCcggcagctcctccagctcaagcTCC TCTTCTGAGGACGACGGCATGggcgggaggaggaagaaaggCATGAAGGAGAAGATCAAGGAGAAGCTTCCCGGCGGCCACAAGGACAACCAGCAGCACATGGCCGCGGGAACTGGCACCGGAGCCTACGGGCAGCACACGGCTGCGGGAACTGATGCCTACGGGCAGCAAGGGCACGCGGGAATGACCGGCGCCGGCACCGGCACAGGCGAGAAGAAAGGACTCATGGACAAGATCAAGGAGAAGCTGCCCGGACAGCACTGA
- the LOC127349114 gene encoding uncharacterized protein, with protein sequence MLRPGVGLGANIVHSPCTPRGGTAVLTHGRRRHLCRLRSNAKKSPEEEERGGGDANALSGVLPGRSVLLRAGAVIFALGFVDAGYSGDWSRIGAISKDTEDLLKLGAYAVVPLCLALALAVPGDSGGES encoded by the exons ATGCTGCGCCCAGGCGTCGGCCTCGGCGCCAACATCGTCCACTCGCCGTGCACGCCGCGCGGCGGCACGGCCGTGCTCACCCACGGCAGGCGCCGCCACCTCTGCCGCTTGCGCAGCAACGCAAAGAAGTCCCCCGAGGAGGAAGAGCGAGGCGGAGGCGACGCCAACGCTCTGTCTGGCGTGCTCCCCGGCAGGAGCGTGCTCCTGCGGGCCGGCGCGGTGATCTTCGCCCTCGGCTTCGTCGACGCCGG GTACAGCGGGGACTGGTCTCGCATCGGCGCCATCTCCAAGGACACCGAGGACCTGCTCAAGCTCGGCGCCTACGCCGTCGTGCCTCTCTGCTTGGCCCTCGCACTTGCTGTGCCCGGCGACAGCGGCGGTGAATCTTAG
- the LOC127296550 gene encoding uncharacterized protein gives MVPNGLLPNASAGVTRRLDPDRWAVAESRAAELIARIQPNAYSQGRRHAVYNYVQRIIRNCLSCQVFTFGSGPLKTYLPDGDIDVTLFTNSEELKDTWANLVRDALEHEEKNKTAELCVKEVQYIQAEVKLIKCLVDNIVVDISFNQVGGLCTLSFLEQVDNLINKKHLFKRSIILVKAWCFYESRVLGAHHGLISTYALETLVLYIFHVFNNCFTGPLEVLYRFLEFFSNFDWEKFCLSLWGPVPINSLPDMAADSPRMDTDDLLLSKAFLDRCSQQYGVAARTLENQGQPFVSKHFNVIDPLRTNKNLGRSVSKGNYLRIRSAFSFGAKRLAKLLECPNEDLVAEVNQFFINTLTRHGSGNPPDASTPNLSPEHALQAVSAEASNIHESATRTNNKIEKSELQASQ, from the exons ATGGTGCCCAACGGGCTCCTGCCCAATGCGTCGGCGGGGGTGACCAGGCGCCTCGACCCCGACCGGTGGGCCGTCGCCGAGTCCCGGGCCGCCGAGCTGATCGCGCGCATCCAGCCAAACGCCTACTCCCAGGGCCGGAGGCATGCTGTCTACAACTACGTACAGCGCATTATCAGGAACTGCCTCTCCTGTCAG GTTTTTACTTTCGGATCAGGCCCTCTGAAGACTTACTTACCGGATGGTGATATCGATGTCACTCTTTTCACTAATAGTGAAGAATTAAAGGATACCTGGGCGAATCTGGTTCGGGATGCTTTGGAGCATGAAGAGAaaaataaaactgctgaattgtgTGTAAAAGAAGTTCAGTATATTCAGGCGGAG GTAAAGCTTATCAAGTGTCTCGTGGACAACATTGTTGTTGATATCTCATTTAATCAAGTTGGTGGATTGTGTACACTTAGTTTCCTTGAACAG GTTGATAACTTGATCAATAAAAAACATTTATTCAAGCGGAGTATCATATTGGTTAAGGCATGGTGTTTTTACGAGAGTCGTGTTCTTGGAGCTCACCATGGTCTTATATCTACTTATGCATTGGAGACTCTGGTTCTGTACATTTTTCACGTGTTCAACAACTGTTTTACGGGACCACTTGAG GTATTATACCGTTTCTTAGAATTCTTTAGCAACTTTGATTGGGAGAAATTTTGTTTGAGTTTGTGGGGCCCAGTTCCTATAAATTCACTTCCAGATATGGCTG CGGACTCCCCACGGATGGACACTGATGACTTGTTGCTGAGCAAGGCCTTCCTAGACAGATGCAGCCAGCAGTATGGAGTTGCGGCTCGCACCCTGGAAAACCAGGGTCAACCATTTGTTTCAAAGCACTTCAATGTTATTGATCCATTACGAACAAACAAGAACCTTGGAAGAAGTGTCAGTAAAG GCAATTACTTGAGAATACGCAGTGCCTTCTCTTTTGGGGCAAAAAGGCTGGCAAAGTTACTTGAATGTCCAAACGAAGATCTAGTTGCTGAAGTAAATCAGTTCTTTATAAATACATTAACAAGACATGGGAGTGGTAATCCTCCTGATGCCTCTACACCAAATCTATCTCCTGAACATGCCCTGCAGGCTGTCTCTGCTGAAGCGTCAAACATCCACGAAAGTGCAACAAGGACCAATAATAAGATTGAAAAATCTGAACTTCAAGCTAGTCAGTAA